Proteins co-encoded in one Synergistaceae bacterium genomic window:
- a CDS encoding DUF4236 domain-containing protein produces MGIRFRKSIRLLPGVRLNVGLRGSSLTIGPRGTSLNISQKGIAANVGIPGTGLSFREQLFKTSSGRKNRISESDLIELNEILNIHLHTPAPDAPWQPDFSDGQLTPPVKPSFTGNTGCSIVLVLLLFVFPLIPLVLSFKVNNWLKANKQYDAEMEQYKAAKKIQDEKWEKFNALMSNPVKNAEDILTLAMENLDWPKETLVAYEVDKENEEESVARFDVDLPEIEDMPDDVSNKAMRLNYVRHIFGIGFRIIGEAFRALPFLRNVVLSGYSQRVDSATGNTTDEYLYSVRVPRERWERINFNNLENVDPLVALNAFEMRCDMTKTGIMHAIEPF; encoded by the coding sequence ATGGGAATAAGATTCAGAAAATCAATCAGGTTACTCCCAGGTGTACGCTTGAACGTCGGATTACGGGGTTCCAGCCTGACAATAGGCCCGCGAGGCACGTCCTTAAATATCAGTCAAAAGGGCATCGCTGCCAATGTGGGAATTCCTGGAACGGGCCTCAGCTTTCGTGAACAATTGTTTAAAACGTCTTCCGGCAGAAAGAACAGGATTTCAGAGTCTGATCTTATCGAATTGAATGAGATATTGAACATTCACCTTCACACTCCCGCGCCTGATGCCCCGTGGCAGCCCGATTTCAGCGATGGACAACTGACTCCGCCGGTCAAACCGAGTTTCACCGGCAACACTGGCTGTTCCATTGTTCTTGTACTGCTTCTTTTTGTATTCCCTCTTATACCTCTTGTTTTGTCTTTTAAAGTGAATAACTGGCTTAAAGCCAACAAGCAATATGACGCCGAAATGGAACAATACAAGGCTGCAAAAAAAATACAGGATGAAAAGTGGGAAAAATTTAATGCTCTGATGAGTAATCCAGTTAAAAACGCTGAAGATATACTCACTTTGGCAATGGAAAATCTGGATTGGCCGAAGGAAACGCTCGTCGCTTACGAAGTCGATAAAGAAAATGAGGAAGAAAGCGTTGCCAGGTTTGACGTGGATTTACCGGAAATTGAGGATATGCCTGATGATGTCTCAAATAAGGCAATGCGCCTGAATTATGTAAGGCATATTTTTGGAATAGGTTTTCGCATCATCGGCGAAGCATTCAGAGCACTTCCATTTTTAAGAAACGTTGTGCTTTCCGGATATTCACAGCGTGTGGACAGCGCCACCGGCAACACCACAGACGAATATTTGTACAGTGTTCGAGTGCCTCGTGAAAGATGGGAAAGGATTAACTTCAACAACCTCGAAAACGTCGATCCCCTTGTGGCTTTGAATGCGTTTGAAATGCGATGTGACATGACAAAAACTGGTATAATGCACGCCATAGAGCCATTTTAA